The proteins below come from a single Hyphomicrobium denitrificans ATCC 51888 genomic window:
- a CDS encoding MFS transporter, with amino-acid sequence MATGAAGEAANGASTATPGPERAPSRALVSWMLFDWATQPHYTLVQTFLFAPYFANAIVQNPVCGTLIAEGSEKAACGQALWGYAAAVAGLLIAVLSPFLGAAADGRGARKPWMAALSLVFLSGLSALWLGTPGAPLTTILLVLAGFVVATLAAELMSVFSNAIMTGLVPRSELGRLSGTGWAVGYFGGLVSLALVAGFLVPMPGATTTLLGLDPLLNLDAASHQSDRITGPFAAVWFAIFIIPFFLFVPDRRTPRSPNEPQHSAATELWHTIKSLPSMPSLMIFLIARMIFTDGLTAIFAFGGIYGASVFGWGPLELGMFGIVLTLVGAFGALIGGRLDDRFGPKTVIIVALLALVAGAVGILSVDKTHILFTTEVAEKVTGSKPFSAAGEQVFLAFAILVGLVAAPVQAASRSLLARLAPAEKITQYFGLFAFSGKVTAFLAPFAVAFLTQQTGSQRIGMSAILAFLLIGVVLMLFVRTKSHAS; translated from the coding sequence ATGGCGACAGGCGCTGCAGGCGAAGCCGCGAACGGAGCTTCGACGGCAACTCCGGGACCCGAACGCGCCCCATCGCGAGCCTTGGTGTCGTGGATGCTGTTCGATTGGGCGACACAGCCGCACTACACGCTCGTGCAGACATTCCTGTTCGCGCCCTACTTCGCCAACGCCATTGTCCAGAATCCGGTCTGCGGCACGCTCATCGCGGAAGGCAGCGAGAAGGCTGCCTGCGGCCAAGCGCTCTGGGGTTACGCGGCAGCCGTCGCCGGTTTGCTGATCGCCGTGCTGAGCCCGTTTCTCGGCGCGGCTGCTGACGGACGCGGCGCGCGCAAACCTTGGATGGCCGCGCTCTCGCTCGTCTTTCTCTCCGGCCTGAGCGCGCTCTGGCTCGGAACGCCCGGCGCACCGTTGACGACAATCCTGCTCGTGCTCGCAGGCTTCGTCGTAGCGACGTTGGCCGCCGAGTTGATGAGCGTCTTCTCGAACGCGATCATGACCGGCCTCGTGCCGCGAAGCGAACTCGGCCGTTTGTCAGGAACAGGCTGGGCCGTCGGATATTTCGGCGGCCTCGTCAGCTTGGCGCTTGTCGCGGGCTTCCTGGTTCCCATGCCAGGAGCAACGACAACGCTTCTCGGCTTAGATCCGCTGCTGAACCTCGACGCAGCTTCACATCAGAGCGACCGCATCACGGGCCCCTTCGCCGCGGTTTGGTTCGCGATCTTCATCATTCCGTTTTTCCTGTTCGTGCCCGACAGGAGAACGCCGCGCAGCCCGAACGAACCGCAGCATTCCGCGGCGACCGAACTCTGGCACACGATCAAGTCGCTGCCGTCGATGCCGAGCCTGATGATCTTCCTGATCGCACGCATGATCTTCACCGATGGCCTGACTGCCATCTTCGCCTTCGGCGGCATCTACGGAGCATCGGTCTTCGGCTGGGGACCGCTCGAACTTGGCATGTTCGGGATCGTTCTGACGCTCGTCGGCGCATTCGGCGCGCTGATCGGCGGCCGCCTCGACGATCGCTTCGGACCGAAGACGGTCATCATCGTCGCGCTGCTGGCGCTCGTCGCCGGAGCGGTCGGAATCCTCTCGGTCGACAAAACGCACATCCTGTTCACCACCGAGGTCGCGGAAAAGGTGACAGGATCAAAACCGTTCTCGGCAGCGGGCGAGCAGGTCTTCCTCGCCTTCGCCATTCTGGTAGGGCTGGTCGCAGCACCCGTTCAGGCCGCCAGCCGCTCGCTGCTCGCCCGCTTGGCACCGGCGGAAAAGATCACGCAATACTTCGGCCTGTTCGCTTTCTCGGGAAAGGTGACGGCTTTCCTCGCGCCGTTCGCCGTCGCATTCCTGACGCAACAAACCGGCAGCCAGCGAATCGGCATGTCCGCGATCCTCGCGTTTCTGCTGATCGGCGTCGTGCTGATGCTGTTCGTCCGCACGAAGTCGCACGCGAGCTAG
- the purH gene encoding bifunctional phosphoribosylaminoimidazolecarboxamide formyltransferase/IMP cyclohydrolase has product MADPKIRRALLSVSDKTGLLAFAKSLAERGIEIVSTGGTASALKAAGLNVIDVSELTGFPEMMDGRVKTLHPRVHGGLLGIRGNAEHEKSARDHGILPIDLLVVNLYPFEATVAKGASYEDCVENIDVGGPAMIRAAAKNHDSVAVIVETEDYARLLTELSENDGATSLAFRKALAAKAFARSAAYDAAISNWFAGVLETPAPEWRAFGGKLAQSLRYGENAHQSAALYISDRGRAGVATSRQLQGKELSYNNINDTDAAFELVSEFDANVPAVAIIKHSNPCGVAIGGSIVDAYLKALASDSVSAFGGIVALNQAIDKSAAEEITKIFTEVVIAPDATDEAKAIFAAKKNLRLLLTGGLAESRAAGLLVKSVAGGFLVQTRDNKNSDDLDLQVVTKRAPSPSELSDLKFAFKVAKHVKSNAIVYAKGGATVGVGAGQMSRVDSARIAAWKAAEAAKAQGLDAPLTIGSVVASDAFFPFADGLITAADAGVTAVIQPGGSMRDDEVIKAADERGLAMVFTGVRHFRH; this is encoded by the coding sequence ATGGCCGATCCGAAAATACGACGCGCGCTGCTCTCGGTTTCCGACAAGACGGGGCTTCTGGCCTTCGCTAAGTCATTGGCCGAGCGGGGTATTGAGATCGTATCGACCGGCGGGACGGCGTCAGCTTTGAAAGCGGCGGGACTGAACGTCATCGACGTTTCGGAATTGACCGGCTTCCCGGAAATGATGGACGGCCGGGTGAAGACGTTGCATCCGCGCGTGCATGGCGGTCTTCTCGGAATTCGCGGCAACGCCGAGCACGAAAAATCCGCGCGCGATCATGGCATCCTTCCGATCGATCTTCTGGTCGTCAATCTCTATCCGTTCGAAGCGACGGTTGCGAAGGGCGCGTCGTATGAAGATTGCGTCGAGAACATCGACGTCGGCGGTCCGGCGATGATCCGCGCGGCCGCGAAAAATCATGACAGCGTAGCGGTCATCGTCGAGACTGAAGATTATGCGCGACTGCTGACCGAGCTTTCGGAAAACGATGGTGCGACCAGCTTGGCTTTCCGCAAGGCGCTTGCAGCGAAGGCTTTCGCGCGTTCGGCTGCCTACGATGCTGCGATCAGCAATTGGTTTGCGGGTGTGCTTGAAACGCCTGCGCCGGAGTGGCGCGCGTTCGGCGGCAAGCTCGCGCAGTCGCTGCGCTATGGCGAGAACGCTCATCAGTCGGCGGCGCTGTACATTTCGGATCGTGGCCGCGCTGGCGTCGCAACGTCGCGACAACTGCAGGGCAAGGAACTCTCGTACAACAATATCAACGACACGGATGCGGCGTTCGAACTGGTGTCGGAGTTCGATGCCAACGTTCCGGCGGTTGCGATCATCAAGCATTCCAATCCGTGCGGCGTGGCGATCGGCGGATCGATTGTGGATGCGTATCTGAAAGCGCTGGCGTCGGATTCCGTTAGTGCATTCGGTGGCATCGTGGCGCTCAATCAGGCGATCGACAAAAGCGCTGCTGAAGAAATCACGAAAATCTTCACCGAGGTCGTCATTGCTCCGGATGCAACCGACGAGGCGAAGGCAATTTTCGCGGCGAAGAAAAACCTGCGGCTGCTGCTGACAGGCGGGTTAGCAGAGAGCCGCGCGGCTGGTTTGCTCGTCAAGTCGGTCGCGGGCGGCTTTCTCGTGCAGACGCGCGACAACAAGAATTCCGATGATCTCGATTTGCAGGTCGTCACCAAGCGCGCCCCGTCACCCAGCGAACTTTCTGATTTGAAATTCGCGTTCAAGGTGGCGAAGCACGTCAAGTCGAACGCCATCGTCTATGCCAAGGGCGGCGCGACGGTCGGCGTCGGCGCCGGTCAGATGAGCCGCGTCGACTCGGCGCGCATTGCTGCTTGGAAGGCGGCGGAAGCGGCAAAGGCGCAAGGCCTGGATGCGCCGCTGACGATCGGGTCGGTGGTTGCGTCGGATGCCTTCTTTCCGTTCGCCGATGGTTTGATCACGGCTGCGGATGCGGGCGTCACGGCGGTCATTCAGCCGGGCGGCTCGATGCGCGACGATGAGGTGATCAAGGCCGCCGACGAGCGCGGCCTCGCGATGGTATTCACCGGCGTGCGCCACTTCCGGCATTGA
- a CDS encoding heparinase II/III family protein — translation MPSLNVTERLKIRSLSVERLRRRALTRTLSSPIFRWRYAGAGADQILIVPQELRAADPSFWSEVAHGHFGLASQIADLKGASPFRVKPPSPAWARELHGFGWLRHLAATEEEEAAAAARDLVLDWISLRNATSGIAYEPEIVGRRLISWIAQAGMLLEDLDARSYSAVMSSIGQQIVTLKATWRSAPDGIPRLTCLIALVLSDLAVSGHDRQLKDAQESLIEELQRQILEDGGHVSRSASVLADLILDLLPLGQCFHSRGRQPPEEISASVKKSLGFLRFMRLGDGMLARFNGVSTGSPATVATVLGYSGADLELPSAAQASGYARLERGDTTIVVDVGSPPPLEMATEAQAGALSFEMSSRQYLVLANGGFPGPADQSWVSAARATASHNTLALAETSSSRLVRHPQLEAMIGGMPIKGPDNVFSAAGEKDGQVFINTSHDGYLKRFGLIHSRRLSLSADGNTLEGVDALRPPKGQLRLKTDLPYAIHFHLHPDCRCTLDEPSLCRVKLPDGRIWMFSAKGSTLTIEESIFYVDSAGPRPSLQIVLRGTTFGETDVHWSMRCEP, via the coding sequence ATGCCGAGCCTCAACGTCACGGAGCGTTTGAAAATACGCTCGCTGTCGGTCGAGCGGCTGCGGCGGCGGGCTTTGACGCGGACGTTGTCCTCACCGATTTTTCGCTGGCGCTATGCGGGAGCCGGCGCGGATCAGATCCTCATCGTGCCGCAGGAATTGCGTGCGGCCGATCCGAGTTTCTGGAGCGAAGTTGCGCACGGTCATTTCGGCCTCGCTTCGCAAATTGCCGATCTCAAGGGTGCGTCGCCGTTTCGCGTCAAACCTCCGAGCCCGGCCTGGGCACGCGAGCTGCACGGTTTCGGCTGGCTTCGCCATCTCGCGGCAACGGAAGAAGAGGAAGCGGCCGCTGCGGCGCGCGACCTCGTGCTCGACTGGATTTCGCTACGTAATGCGACGAGCGGGATCGCTTATGAACCGGAGATCGTCGGACGACGGCTGATTTCGTGGATCGCGCAAGCGGGCATGCTGCTCGAAGATCTCGATGCGCGGTCTTATTCGGCGGTGATGTCCAGCATCGGTCAGCAGATCGTTACGCTCAAAGCCACGTGGCGGAGCGCGCCGGATGGAATTCCGCGACTGACCTGCCTTATCGCGCTGGTGCTTTCCGATCTCGCGGTTTCCGGTCACGACCGGCAGCTCAAGGATGCGCAAGAGTCGCTCATCGAGGAACTGCAGCGGCAAATACTGGAGGACGGCGGGCACGTGAGCCGTAGCGCCAGCGTGCTCGCAGATCTGATCCTTGATTTGCTGCCGCTCGGTCAGTGCTTCCATTCGCGCGGACGGCAACCGCCTGAAGAGATCAGTGCGTCGGTCAAGAAATCCCTGGGCTTCTTGCGCTTCATGCGTCTCGGCGACGGCATGCTGGCGCGCTTCAACGGCGTCAGCACGGGCTCGCCCGCGACGGTCGCAACCGTGCTCGGATATTCGGGAGCGGATCTCGAATTGCCGTCTGCGGCGCAGGCATCCGGTTACGCCCGTCTTGAGCGTGGAGATACGACGATCGTTGTCGATGTCGGCTCGCCGCCGCCGCTTGAAATGGCGACGGAAGCGCAAGCCGGTGCGCTTTCGTTTGAAATGTCGTCGCGGCAATATCTGGTGCTGGCGAACGGCGGCTTTCCGGGACCTGCCGATCAAAGCTGGGTGTCTGCCGCGCGCGCAACGGCGAGCCACAACACGCTCGCGCTCGCGGAAACATCGTCGTCACGCCTCGTGCGTCATCCGCAGCTCGAGGCGATGATCGGAGGAATGCCGATCAAAGGCCCGGATAACGTGTTTTCGGCGGCCGGCGAAAAGGACGGGCAGGTCTTCATCAATACCAGCCACGATGGCTATCTGAAGCGCTTCGGGCTGATCCATTCGCGCCGTCTGTCGCTATCTGCCGACGGCAATACGCTCGAAGGCGTCGATGCACTGAGGCCGCCGAAAGGGCAGCTTCGGCTCAAGACCGATTTACCTTACGCGATCCATTTTCATCTGCATCCCGACTGCCGCTGCACGCTCGACGAGCCGAGCCTCTGCCGCGTGAAGCTCCCTGACGGACGCATCTGGATGTTCAGCGCCAAGGGCTCGACGCTGACGATCGAGGAAAGTATTTTCTATGTCGACAGCGCGGGTCCCAGGCCGTCGCTGCAGATCGTTCTGCGCGGAACGACGTTCGGCGAAACCGACGTTCACTGGTCGATGCGTTGCGAGCCTTGA